In a single window of the Leptospira barantonii genome:
- a CDS encoding ABC1 kinase family protein yields the protein MAGFFDSLKMGFGGASRILNSGFVFSTKTILLLKDLALGGDSMETFPIRLREAFEELGATYIKLGQFIASAPSLFPDEFVTEMQKCLDSIRPIPFTTVEKIVQKELGGKLSDHFYSVEPVPIASASIAQVHSAVTKDGLDVVIKVQRPDIESTLSADLNLIYFTSVLFERFAPGLSKSGISDMVEQFQTSILEEIDFYKEADNIEEFEKELLAMGETRARVPKVYRELSTKKILTMERFYGAPITDENSIRKYSSDPQKTLTEALEIWFSTLARNGFFHADVHAGNLMILRDGTVGFIDFGIVGRISPRVWDGLMIFLEGLSLNRTEKIAKGLIQMDSTAKGVDEKKLSKDLEAVFTRMTEMVMKVQMGDLESLDDKKLNAILFEFREIAQRNGLKIPKEFGLLIKQILYFDRYVKTMAPDIDLIRDRDKFLI from the coding sequence ATGGCCGGTTTTTTTGATTCCCTGAAAATGGGTTTTGGCGGTGCCTCCCGAATCCTGAACAGCGGTTTTGTATTTTCCACCAAGACCATTCTTCTCTTAAAAGATCTCGCTCTTGGCGGAGATTCGATGGAAACCTTTCCGATCCGTCTTCGGGAAGCGTTCGAAGAGTTAGGCGCCACCTACATCAAGTTAGGTCAATTCATCGCATCCGCTCCTTCCTTATTCCCGGACGAGTTCGTAACCGAAATGCAAAAATGTTTGGATTCGATTCGACCGATTCCGTTTACAACGGTCGAGAAGATCGTTCAAAAAGAACTCGGCGGTAAACTCAGCGATCATTTTTACAGCGTGGAACCGGTTCCGATCGCTTCGGCTTCCATCGCACAAGTCCATTCCGCCGTGACCAAGGACGGACTCGACGTGGTCATCAAGGTTCAAAGACCCGATATAGAATCCACGTTATCCGCGGATCTAAATCTGATCTACTTTACTTCCGTTTTATTCGAGAGATTCGCGCCGGGTCTTAGCAAGTCTGGGATCTCCGATATGGTGGAACAGTTCCAAACATCCATATTAGAAGAAATTGATTTTTATAAGGAAGCCGACAACATCGAAGAGTTCGAAAAGGAACTTCTTGCGATGGGAGAAACAAGAGCTCGTGTTCCCAAGGTTTATAGAGAATTATCCACGAAAAAAATTCTTACCATGGAACGTTTTTACGGGGCTCCGATCACGGATGAGAATTCCATCCGCAAGTATTCCTCGGATCCGCAGAAAACTTTGACCGAAGCTCTTGAGATTTGGTTTTCGACTCTTGCAAGAAACGGATTCTTTCACGCGGATGTACATGCAGGAAATCTAATGATTCTTCGGGACGGAACAGTGGGCTTTATAGACTTCGGTATTGTCGGAAGAATTTCTCCCCGAGTCTGGGACGGTTTGATGATTTTTTTGGAAGGTTTGAGTTTAAACAGAACCGAAAAGATCGCAAAGGGTTTGATCCAGATGGATTCCACGGCAAAGGGCGTGGACGAAAAGAAACTTTCCAAGGATTTGGAAGCCGTTTTTACAAGAATGACCGAGATGGTTATGAAGGTTCAGATGGGCGATTTAGAATCTTTGGACGATAAGAAGTTAAACGCGATTCTTTTCGAGTTCCGTGAAATCGCGCAGAGAAACGGCCTGAAAATTCCGAAAGAATTCGGACTTCTGATCAAACAGATTCTCTACTTCGATCGTTACGTAAAAACCATGGCCCCGGACATCGATCTCATTCGGGATCGTGATAAATTTCTAATATGA
- a CDS encoding FeoA family protein: MMKLLNELEKGQEASILSLVSQPGKEDLFRNILDIGLLPGTRVLILEKYSSQKKIVLRAGEVEIAIREGEAELIQIGDIRGSL; this comes from the coding sequence ATGATGAAATTGTTAAATGAATTGGAAAAAGGTCAGGAAGCCTCCATTCTTTCCTTAGTTTCTCAACCCGGTAAAGAGGATCTTTTCAGAAACATCTTGGACATAGGTCTTCTTCCCGGAACGAGAGTTTTGATCCTCGAAAAATATTCTTCCCAAAAAAAAATCGTGCTCCGCGCGGGTGAAGTGGAAATCGCGATCCGAGAAGGTGAAGCCGAATTGATTCAAATAGGAGATATTCGTGGGTCACTCTAA
- the feoB gene encoding ferrous iron transport protein B yields MGHSNVQTHSKTSRILMAGNPNCGKSTLFNRLTGLRQKTGNYHGVTVEKAEGLLSHADHSLKVLDLPGAFSLGGNAEDKQVTSRVLIGHEEGDRILFVMDASLAERSLQFLLQILELDVPVLVAVTMKDVLEKKRISLDLDSLSREFGIQFQYVNPKSGDGISELKDLIVSPGAFRLPIKSFQWDGDREKLLNGLLKSLSSEHSNSLKFVLINSLKELSGETLQKGLPGISLFPENSREHIRKEFSRFGKTFTYLEELTQKSMYIKKVLGNALLGSASENERVLSKADKILLHPFWGLVSFLGIMALVFQALFTWSETPMDWIESTVQNLGSFVGSFMEEGPLRSLIQEGIIGGVGAVLVFVPQISLLFLFIGILEETGYIARASFVMDRFMGKFGLSGKSFIPLLSSAACAVPAIMGTRTIENKSDRLTTILVAPLITCSARYPVYVLVIGAIFPAGKIFGIFSIQALTMLGLFLLGMIASMVVALVFKKTFFKSDASYFLMELPAYNTPSIKSLGITVFKKLKAFLASAGQIILFISVLLWFLANYPRIDSGLHPNASDAELKKIQIRESYAGSAGKFMEPVLKPIGFDWKMGIGIITSFAAREIMVSTLSIIYGVGGEESDDDLKEAIRKDRDENGKPVWGMRNSVSLLLFFAFACQCMSTLAVVKKETNSIVWPLFMFGYMTVLAYSASFIVFQIWNLFS; encoded by the coding sequence GTGGGTCACTCTAACGTCCAAACGCATTCCAAAACCTCCCGGATTTTGATGGCCGGAAATCCGAACTGCGGAAAATCCACCCTATTCAATCGCCTAACAGGGCTTAGACAAAAAACCGGAAACTATCACGGGGTCACCGTGGAAAAAGCGGAAGGCCTTTTGTCACACGCGGATCATTCTCTCAAGGTACTCGATCTTCCGGGCGCGTTCAGTCTGGGTGGAAACGCGGAAGACAAACAAGTCACAAGCAGAGTTTTGATCGGTCACGAAGAAGGAGATCGGATTCTTTTCGTGATGGACGCTTCTCTTGCGGAAAGAAGTCTTCAGTTCTTATTACAGATTCTGGAACTAGACGTTCCAGTATTGGTCGCCGTGACGATGAAGGACGTTCTTGAAAAAAAAAGAATCTCCTTGGACTTGGATTCTCTTTCGAGGGAATTCGGAATTCAGTTTCAATACGTAAATCCTAAATCCGGAGACGGGATCTCCGAACTCAAGGACCTGATCGTTTCACCGGGTGCCTTTCGTCTTCCGATCAAATCCTTTCAATGGGATGGCGATCGTGAAAAACTCCTGAACGGTCTTTTGAAATCCCTCTCCTCAGAACATTCAAATTCTTTAAAGTTCGTTTTGATCAATTCCTTAAAGGAACTTTCGGGTGAAACCTTGCAGAAAGGTCTTCCCGGAATTTCTCTTTTTCCCGAAAATTCTCGGGAACACATTCGGAAAGAATTTTCTCGTTTCGGAAAAACCTTCACCTATCTCGAAGAGCTTACGCAGAAGTCGATGTATATCAAAAAGGTTTTGGGAAATGCGCTCTTAGGAAGCGCGAGTGAAAACGAAAGAGTTCTTTCGAAAGCGGATAAAATTCTTCTACATCCGTTCTGGGGTCTTGTTTCTTTTTTGGGAATTATGGCCTTGGTCTTTCAGGCGCTTTTTACTTGGTCCGAAACTCCGATGGATTGGATCGAATCCACCGTTCAGAACCTCGGAAGTTTTGTGGGAAGTTTTATGGAAGAAGGCCCTCTTCGTTCCTTGATTCAAGAAGGAATCATAGGCGGGGTCGGCGCGGTTTTGGTTTTTGTTCCTCAGATCAGTCTGTTGTTTTTATTCATAGGAATTTTGGAAGAGACCGGTTATATCGCAAGGGCTTCTTTTGTGATGGATCGGTTTATGGGAAAGTTCGGTCTTTCCGGTAAATCGTTTATTCCACTTTTATCTTCGGCGGCCTGCGCGGTTCCCGCGATTATGGGAACAAGAACGATCGAAAACAAATCGGATCGTCTTACCACGATCTTAGTCGCGCCCCTCATCACTTGTTCCGCTCGGTATCCGGTTTATGTTTTAGTGATCGGCGCCATTTTTCCCGCGGGAAAAATTTTCGGAATTTTCAGTATCCAAGCGCTTACGATGCTCGGACTTTTCCTTTTAGGAATGATCGCATCCATGGTTGTCGCGCTCGTTTTTAAAAAGACTTTTTTCAAATCGGACGCCTCTTATTTTTTGATGGAACTCCCGGCATACAACACACCTTCGATCAAAAGTCTCGGGATCACCGTATTCAAAAAATTGAAAGCGTTTCTGGCGTCCGCGGGTCAGATTATTCTTTTTATCTCCGTTCTACTTTGGTTTTTGGCGAACTATCCGAGAATCGATTCGGGTCTTCATCCGAACGCGAGCGACGCCGAACTGAAAAAAATTCAGATCCGAGAATCGTATGCGGGTTCCGCCGGAAAATTTATGGAGCCGGTTTTAAAACCGATCGGTTTTGATTGGAAGATGGGAATCGGAATCATCACTTCGTTCGCCGCAAGAGAAATCATGGTTTCCACACTTTCCATCATCTACGGGGTGGGCGGGGAAGAATCGGACGACGATTTGAAAGAGGCGATCCGCAAGGACAGGGACGAAAACGGAAAACCCGTCTGGGGAATGAGAAACTCGGTCAGTCTTCTTTTGTTTTTCGCCTTTGCTTGTCAGTGTATGTCCACTCTCGCGGTCGTTAAGAAGGAAACCAATTCGATCGTATGGCCTTTGTTTATGTTCGGATACATGACGGTTTTGGCATATTCGGCTTCTTTTATAGTCTTTCAGATCTGGAACCTTTTCTCATAA
- a CDS encoding LTA synthase family protein yields the protein MLKRIPSNLRIVAGFTIGYLILFLVYRICFLFVFSSKFGSSSVLDVSLAFLAGIRFDLSVCAILLGPFWILSAIHPLNRFRSYSIFWGIVPILLFFWAGAHLIGDVLYFGETNKHLGYEGFVFLGSEFWIILRSFFVGHTTLAIVSCLTILILLPFSIFKYIQKELYVFDPSRKKSELLQLLILPPVLFLLVRGGVQSRPLRASDAMISETYIVNQLVLNGIFTSVMDIKNQSIPRNLFVPYENSIVSVRKEIDYKNAKFVSEEYPILRETEETNHETPPNIVLVLLESWTGKYAYTNGTILPQGKKIAPHFENLIRQGTYFPSFFASGGRTTNGLLSTLTGIPDGPGLTVVRTPRILSNFGGLGTILKSVGYETFFLHGGDVNFDNMNFLFSHWGFDTILGQEHFDSLGKYKPGPWGYYDGDLLSELHEILMRKKSPFLAVTLTLTTHYPYKTPEREDEVFSSPLEEADYFNVYRYADKSIHNFLEKAKKAPYFKNTVFIFVGDHTHHRNLDYFEDRNIPFLVYSPGRIPAKIDPRISSQLDVIPTILGIVGKKVRFSAMGRDLLSEDVSGGVAYFAFGNFIGWIEGNWIFYSLTDKVRISPFSIQPRIGETEECKTTPAKCDAYHLKAKSFWNLSYELMNSNLIYPPKK from the coding sequence ATGTTGAAACGAATTCCTTCCAACCTCCGAATCGTTGCGGGTTTTACGATCGGTTATCTGATTTTATTTCTCGTCTATAGGATCTGTTTTCTTTTTGTTTTTTCTTCCAAATTCGGATCTTCTTCCGTCTTGGATGTGTCGCTCGCCTTCTTAGCGGGAATCCGTTTCGATCTTTCGGTTTGTGCGATTCTTTTAGGACCGTTTTGGATTTTATCGGCGATCCATCCTTTGAATCGATTTCGTTCGTATTCGATCTTCTGGGGAATTGTACCGATTCTTCTTTTCTTTTGGGCGGGCGCCCATCTGATCGGTGACGTTTTGTATTTCGGTGAAACAAACAAACACTTAGGTTACGAGGGGTTCGTATTTTTAGGTTCGGAGTTTTGGATCATTCTCAGATCCTTTTTCGTAGGACATACGACCTTGGCGATCGTATCATGTCTTACAATTCTGATCCTTCTACCTTTTTCAATTTTCAAATACATTCAAAAAGAATTATACGTTTTCGACCCTTCTCGAAAAAAATCCGAACTTCTGCAGTTATTGATCCTTCCTCCGGTCTTATTTCTTCTCGTCCGAGGCGGAGTTCAATCCAGACCTCTGCGCGCGAGCGACGCGATGATATCGGAAACGTATATAGTCAATCAGCTCGTTTTGAACGGGATCTTTACGTCCGTCATGGACATTAAGAATCAGTCGATCCCTCGAAATCTTTTTGTTCCTTACGAGAATTCGATCGTTTCCGTGCGTAAGGAAATCGACTACAAAAACGCAAAATTCGTTTCGGAAGAATATCCGATCCTGCGTGAAACCGAGGAAACAAATCATGAAACTCCACCTAACATCGTTTTGGTGCTTCTCGAAAGTTGGACCGGGAAATACGCGTATACGAACGGAACGATTCTCCCTCAAGGAAAAAAGATAGCCCCTCATTTCGAAAATTTAATCCGACAAGGGACTTACTTTCCTTCCTTTTTCGCGAGCGGTGGAAGAACGACCAACGGACTTCTTTCTACGTTAACCGGAATCCCGGACGGTCCCGGCTTGACCGTGGTTCGAACTCCCCGGATCTTAAGCAATTTCGGCGGACTCGGTACGATCCTAAAATCGGTCGGATATGAAACGTTCTTTCTACACGGAGGGGACGTAAACTTCGACAACATGAATTTTCTTTTTTCTCATTGGGGCTTCGATACCATTCTTGGTCAGGAACATTTCGATTCTCTCGGCAAATACAAACCGGGCCCTTGGGGTTATTACGACGGGGATTTGTTAAGCGAATTACACGAAATCCTAATGCGTAAAAAATCTCCGTTTCTTGCGGTGACCTTGACGTTAACCACTCATTATCCGTATAAAACTCCGGAACGCGAAGACGAGGTTTTTTCGTCTCCGCTCGAAGAAGCGGACTACTTCAACGTATATCGTTATGCGGACAAATCGATTCATAACTTTTTGGAAAAAGCGAAGAAGGCTCCCTACTTTAAAAACACCGTGTTTATCTTCGTGGGCGATCACACACATCATAGAAACCTCGACTATTTCGAAGATCGCAACATTCCGTTTTTAGTATATTCTCCCGGAAGAATTCCCGCGAAGATCGATCCGCGTATATCCTCCCAACTCGACGTGATTCCGACAATTCTCGGAATCGTGGGAAAGAAGGTTCGATTCTCCGCTATGGGAAGAGATTTGTTAAGCGAAGACGTTTCCGGCGGGGTCGCCTACTTCGCTTTCGGAAATTTCATCGGTTGGATCGAAGGGAATTGGATTTTTTATAGCCTGACCGACAAGGTCCGGATTTCCCCCTTTTCCATTCAACCTCGGATCGGTGAAACGGAAGAATGTAAAACAACACCGGCGAAATGCGACGCCTATCATCTCAAAGCGAAATCTTTTTGGAACTTAAGTTATGAGCTGATGAACTCCAATCTTATATATCCTCCCAAAAAATAA